From Peromyscus eremicus chromosome 3, PerEre_H2_v1, whole genome shotgun sequence, one genomic window encodes:
- the Mest gene encoding mesoderm-specific transcript homolog protein isoform X1, protein MVRRERLRRMREWWVQVGLLAVPLLAAYLHIPPPQLSPALHSWKTSGKFFTYKGLRIFYQDSAGVVGSPEIVVLLHGFPTSSYDWYKIWEGLTLRFHRVIALDFLGFGFSDKPRPHQYSIFEQASIVESLLRHLGLQNRRINLLSHDYGDIVAQELLYRYKQNRSGRLTIKSLCLSNGGIFPETHRPLLLQKLLKDGGVLSPILTRLMNFFVFSRGLTPVFGPYTRPSESELWDMWAGIRNNDGNLVIDSLLQYINQRKKFRRRWVGALASVTIPIHFIYGPLDPINPYPEFLELYRKTLPRSTVSILDDHISHYPQLEDPMGFLNAYMGFINSF, encoded by the exons ATGGTGCGCCGAGAACGCTTGCGCAG GATGAGGGAGTGGTGGGTCCAAGTGGGGCTACTGGCCGTGCCCTTGCTGGCTGCGTACCTGCACATCCCACCTCCTCAGCTCTCCCCTGCTCTGCACTCATGGAAGACGTCGGGCAAGTTTTTCACCTACAAGGGACTTCGCATCTTCTACCAAG aCTCCGCCGGTGTTGTTGGAAGCCCTGAGATAGTTGTGCTTTTACATGGCTTTCCAACATCCAGCTACGATTGGTACAAG atcTGGGAAGGTCTGACCCTAAGGTTTCATCGAGTGATTGCTCTTGACTTCTTAGGCTTTGGCTTCAGTGACAAACCG CGACCACATCAGTATTCCATATTTGAGCAAGCGAGCATTGTGGAGTCCCTTCTCCGTCACCTGGGACTCCAGAACCGCAGAATCAACCTGCTGTCTCATGACTATGGAGATATTGTTGCTCAGGAGCTGTTGTACAG GTACAAGCAGAATCGATCTGGCCGGCTTACCATAAAGAGTCTCTGTCTGTCAAATGGAG GTATCTTTCCTGAGACCCACCGTCCTCTTCTTCTCCAAAAG CTCCTCAAAGATGGAGGTGTGCTCTCACCTATCCTCACAAGGCTCATGAACTTCTTTGTGTTCTCTCGAGG TCTCACTCCAGTCTTCGGACCGTATACTCGACCCTCTGAGAGTGAGCTGTGGGACATGTGGGCTGGGATCCGCAACAATGATGGGAACTTGGTCATTGATAG TCTTTTACAGTACATTAATCAAAGGAAGAAATTCAGAAGACGCTGGGTGGGAGCACTTGCTTCTGTGACCATCCCCA tTCATTTTATCTATGGGCCGTTGGATCCTATAAATCCCTATCCAGAGTTTCTGGAGCTGTACAG GAAAACGCTGCCGCGGTCCACAGTGTCGATTCTGGATGACCACATTAGCCACTACCCACAGCTAGAGGATCCCATGGGCTTCTTGAATGCATATATGGGCTTCATCAACTCCTTCTGA
- the Mest gene encoding mesoderm-specific transcript homolog protein isoform X3 has translation MVRRERLRRMREWWVQVGLLAVPLLAAYLHIPPPQLSPALHSWKTSGKFFTYKGLRIFYQDSAGVVGSPEIVVLLHGFPTSSYDWYKIWEGLTLRFHRVIALDFLGFGFSDKPRPHQYSIFEQASIVESLLRHLGLQNRRINLLSHDYGDIVAQELLYRYKQNRSGRLTIKSLCLSNGGIFPETHRPLLLQKLLKDGGVLSPILTRLMNFFVFSRGLTPVFGPYTRPSESELWDMWAGIRNNDGNLVIDSLLQYINQRKKFRRRWVGALASVTIPIHFIYGPLDPINPYPEFLELYSELLSGHLLLLL, from the exons ATGGTGCGCCGAGAACGCTTGCGCAG GATGAGGGAGTGGTGGGTCCAAGTGGGGCTACTGGCCGTGCCCTTGCTGGCTGCGTACCTGCACATCCCACCTCCTCAGCTCTCCCCTGCTCTGCACTCATGGAAGACGTCGGGCAAGTTTTTCACCTACAAGGGACTTCGCATCTTCTACCAAG aCTCCGCCGGTGTTGTTGGAAGCCCTGAGATAGTTGTGCTTTTACATGGCTTTCCAACATCCAGCTACGATTGGTACAAG atcTGGGAAGGTCTGACCCTAAGGTTTCATCGAGTGATTGCTCTTGACTTCTTAGGCTTTGGCTTCAGTGACAAACCG CGACCACATCAGTATTCCATATTTGAGCAAGCGAGCATTGTGGAGTCCCTTCTCCGTCACCTGGGACTCCAGAACCGCAGAATCAACCTGCTGTCTCATGACTATGGAGATATTGTTGCTCAGGAGCTGTTGTACAG GTACAAGCAGAATCGATCTGGCCGGCTTACCATAAAGAGTCTCTGTCTGTCAAATGGAG GTATCTTTCCTGAGACCCACCGTCCTCTTCTTCTCCAAAAG CTCCTCAAAGATGGAGGTGTGCTCTCACCTATCCTCACAAGGCTCATGAACTTCTTTGTGTTCTCTCGAGG TCTCACTCCAGTCTTCGGACCGTATACTCGACCCTCTGAGAGTGAGCTGTGGGACATGTGGGCTGGGATCCGCAACAATGATGGGAACTTGGTCATTGATAG TCTTTTACAGTACATTAATCAAAGGAAGAAATTCAGAAGACGCTGGGTGGGAGCACTTGCTTCTGTGACCATCCCCA tTCATTTTATCTATGGGCCGTTGGATCCTATAAATCCCTATCCAGAGTTTCTGGAGCTGTACAG TGAGCTGCTGAGTGGGCACCTGTTGTTGCTTCTCTAA
- the Mest gene encoding mesoderm-specific transcript homolog protein isoform X2 — protein sequence MREWWVQVGLLAVPLLAAYLHIPPPQLSPALHSWKTSGKFFTYKGLRIFYQDSAGVVGSPEIVVLLHGFPTSSYDWYKIWEGLTLRFHRVIALDFLGFGFSDKPRPHQYSIFEQASIVESLLRHLGLQNRRINLLSHDYGDIVAQELLYRYKQNRSGRLTIKSLCLSNGGIFPETHRPLLLQKLLKDGGVLSPILTRLMNFFVFSRGLTPVFGPYTRPSESELWDMWAGIRNNDGNLVIDSLLQYINQRKKFRRRWVGALASVTIPIHFIYGPLDPINPYPEFLELYRKTLPRSTVSILDDHISHYPQLEDPMGFLNAYMGFINSF from the exons ATGAGGGAGTGGTGGGTCCAAGTGGGGCTACTGGCCGTGCCCTTGCTGGCTGCGTACCTGCACATCCCACCTCCTCAGCTCTCCCCTGCTCTGCACTCATGGAAGACGTCGGGCAAGTTTTTCACCTACAAGGGACTTCGCATCTTCTACCAAG aCTCCGCCGGTGTTGTTGGAAGCCCTGAGATAGTTGTGCTTTTACATGGCTTTCCAACATCCAGCTACGATTGGTACAAG atcTGGGAAGGTCTGACCCTAAGGTTTCATCGAGTGATTGCTCTTGACTTCTTAGGCTTTGGCTTCAGTGACAAACCG CGACCACATCAGTATTCCATATTTGAGCAAGCGAGCATTGTGGAGTCCCTTCTCCGTCACCTGGGACTCCAGAACCGCAGAATCAACCTGCTGTCTCATGACTATGGAGATATTGTTGCTCAGGAGCTGTTGTACAG GTACAAGCAGAATCGATCTGGCCGGCTTACCATAAAGAGTCTCTGTCTGTCAAATGGAG GTATCTTTCCTGAGACCCACCGTCCTCTTCTTCTCCAAAAG CTCCTCAAAGATGGAGGTGTGCTCTCACCTATCCTCACAAGGCTCATGAACTTCTTTGTGTTCTCTCGAGG TCTCACTCCAGTCTTCGGACCGTATACTCGACCCTCTGAGAGTGAGCTGTGGGACATGTGGGCTGGGATCCGCAACAATGATGGGAACTTGGTCATTGATAG TCTTTTACAGTACATTAATCAAAGGAAGAAATTCAGAAGACGCTGGGTGGGAGCACTTGCTTCTGTGACCATCCCCA tTCATTTTATCTATGGGCCGTTGGATCCTATAAATCCCTATCCAGAGTTTCTGGAGCTGTACAG GAAAACGCTGCCGCGGTCCACAGTGTCGATTCTGGATGACCACATTAGCCACTACCCACAGCTAGAGGATCCCATGGGCTTCTTGAATGCATATATGGGCTTCATCAACTCCTTCTGA